The Nicotiana tabacum cultivar K326 chromosome 1, ASM71507v2, whole genome shotgun sequence genome segment CAGCCAATGAGAATCAAAGGCTAAAGTATGACTTCACCTATGCAATTTAAAGTCTTAATAATGTCTCCAAACGACAAACTTTATCAGGTAACAAACCACTTGGTTAACAAAAATGGGTAGAAACCAAGGAAAACAAACAGCATCACAACTTGTTACTGGGAAGAGGATTATGATCGCTCATCATAGCGAGAAGCAAACATAAAAAGGGTTGCTTCAAATATTAGCCAAAAGGGTGGGAATATTTAAAGTGTACTGAATTCAATTGGTGTAACAAACACCATCACACACTTTTTCCTCGAGCGAGATGCAAAGAAAGGAGAGAGGGAGATAAGCCACATGGCAACATGTTGCAGGAAGCATTCAAAAAGTTAGCATCTAAGAGAAGTCAACTACAAAAATTTGGCATCCATGCGATAACCAATATCACCATCACTTACCGCTGTAGACACATGAGAGCGGTCACCAGCTGGCCCTTCCCTTGCAAGCCCAAAATCTGAAAGCCTTGGATTAAAATCCTCATCCAGAAGAACGTTTGATGACTTGAAATCCCGATATATCACCTTCACATTTCAATCAAAAAGTATTCATTAAGAATGAGAAATGAGAAAAGGTTCAAGAGTTTGTATGAAGATAGAATAAAGAAAGGTGCTTTCAGGAGCACAAATTGTGTTAGCTTAATGGgtgttaaattgttaattatgatCATAAAATGCTATTCAACTCATTTATCTTTCTTGGCTTCAGAGGTTAGTTGTAAATACCGATACACACTTGGCAGCAGTTAACGAAGTTTATTTGTTGCATTTTGCAAGCAGATGGAACAAGAAATATGCCAGTTGTCTAATAACAGTTGTCTAATAACGTTAAAAGGCAAAGCGTGTCTGCTAACTGCTGAAAACACACTTGACATTTAGGACATGACTCTGTTGGCAAAGTTAAACAATATGTATTCTCTATGCAACAAGCACAGAAACAATTGTGAACTGACATAAAATTTGAAgtgccaatcatttatctgtgtAGTTAAAGGATACCTGGACTTCGAGACCTTCGTGCAAATAAGCCATTCCTTGTGCTGCACCAAGGATAATTTTCAATCTTGTCTTCCAGGGAATTACCGGCACAGCTCTGTTGAACAGATGATCTTCTAAGCTCCTATTTTGCATGTATTCATAAACCAATAGGCGCTGAATCCCTCTTTCCCCATCTGTAGCGCAATATCCTAGAAGCTTAACAAGGTTAGGGTGCTCCAAAACACCGAGAAATTGAACTTCTGCAACCCATTGCCTGTGGCCCTGCATATATAAAGAGTTATCTATGTTTTAACTTAGGAGTCATACAGCAAACTCAATAATGAAATTAAGAAAAGGCGAAGACAACAATTAATAATGGCTTAGCTAGTGACGGAAAGATATATGTTCCCTCCCCATAAATATGAAATTGGTTATGGGACGAAGATGCAACAAGTGGTACTCATTGAGGTATTAACGTTGTAAAAGATAAAGAGACAGTAGGCTTACACAAGTAAATAACAAAGGTGGATGTTAAACTCTTTACTTCATTTACGATTCTTCAACATAACAAGACAAGTAAAAAAGAGCAATGACCATTAAAGAAAAGAGTGAATGGGGTTCCTAAGACCCGGACCAGCGGGAGTTACAGCAGCACTGAATCTCAAAAGGTTAAGAGCATAAGAAGCGGATGTAAACAGGAAAATAGTTACTCAATGCAGGAATTCAATGTATCAACTAACGAACTGTGGagaaaagaagcaagaaagaCAACAATTTTGCTTGCTAAATTAGTTCACAGCCCTAATATATTCATCTTAGCACCAAAATAATACTAACATGGCAGTGCCTTTTAAATTGTAATACACATACGTAAGATACACAAAGCAGAATCAGTGGAGTTCAGATCCCGTAGAAGAATGAGGTTCAGGAATTTAGTTCCAGATCACCAGAAAAACAAAATAAGTAAAGCATTAAATATCATGACGCGAAACTTTAGGTGATTGGCAACCTCCCCCCCTTCCAACTCAAAACACTTGAGTAGAACATTACACTATATTTGTTCCACAAATTGGAAAAATGCATACATTAAAGGCAGTAATGTAACAAGTTTTAAGTCTACCATTTgccatcttttatttttcaagcatttatcATTCATAAAAGTTACTTTAACATAGAATTTTCCAAGATTCTGGGCCAAATTAAGTTATCATCTGCCACATCATATTCAGCTATCTTGCTCAAAGGGCACAAATTGTGCTATCTCAATCCAATTATGTTCAACTATCCTAGTACAAGAgcagaaggggagccttggcgtaactggtaaagttgttgtcatgtgaccaggaggtcacgggttcgagtcgtGGAAACAATTTCTTagagaaatgcagggtaagactgcgtacaatagactcttGTAGTCTGGCCCTTCCTCGGACTCCACGCATAGCGGGAGCTCAGCTGAGCTGCCCTTTTTTATATTAGTACAAGACCACAATCTATGTTATTCAGACTGTCCAAAAATGTTGCCGCACCCGTGGGATCCGACATGGGTGCGGCAacatttttggagagtccgagcaacgtAGACCACAATAGCATAAACTTCAAAGGGGCATTTCTACTATTTCTCTCTCAATCAGAGATTCAAATCATGAACTCATTTACTACTCGAGACATTTTATCCAAGGGAGATCTTTTAAAAAAGGCAAGCAAATTATACATATACTACAGATCAAAAGCAAAACTCATACCTGCAATCCAAGCGTATTGAGCTTCTTAATAGCAACCACAATAGGATCACCTCTTCCATTAGGAGGCTGAATTGTACCTTTATATACACTCCCAAAACCACCTTCTCCAATCTTTAACATCCTATTGAAACTCCTTGTAGCTTCCTTAAGCTCTGAAAGTGAAAAAACCCTCAAATTTTGCTCTTTTTCTCTATACATTTCAGGTATACTTCTAGCAGATGAAACTGAACCTGTAGACTTAGCTACCCTTTTCCCTTCTGAATTACCATCTCTCCTACTTTCATTACTTAATTCTGGTGCTGATTCCCCTCTCCTTCTTGACCTTGACTTATCCTTGAATATATAAAAACACTTcagcatttttttttcttctcaaagcTATAATCTTGAAACCTTCCCTTCTTGCCAAATTTCACAAAGATTCTGTTTCTTTATCAAAAATCTTCCAAGATTGAATTTTTATCAAAATTAGGTGATTAATAGGGGGGAAATATCAAATTTCTGTAGCTAAAAGAGAAAATTTGATGATCACTAAGGGAAAAATATTAACTTTTTGTAGCTAAGAAAGGAACCAAATTAGGATAAGAATGGAAAAAGTAAGAAAAATTGAAAACTGGAATGACTATGTGAGAAAAGAACTAACTTTGGAAAATGGAACAGAGAAAAGTAGGCTTTACaccaaaagggaaaaaaattcCATGTGGACTAAAACAAAGCAAAAAAGCAAGAAAGCTCAAAAACAAGAGGAACTCATATGAAAACAGAGACAAATAAGGAAAACTCAGAAACCCCAATTGAGAATTGAAGCTAAAAAAAGTGAAGGATTGAACCTTTAAATTGATACAAAAACAAATTAAAGACAAGAATGTTGTAGCTGTAAAAATAGTAACATTTGGAGAAAATTATTTGAACAAACGTGTGACATAGGAATAGAGACAGCGAGAGAGAGATGCAGCGTGTTAACGTGTATGAAAGGAAAAGGAGTATGCAATGACAAAACTTGAGAAGACCAAAATTTATACAAGTTGACCTCATCAATTTTGCCTTCTTCTGCTCCAATATACTAACTTCTTATGTAGTACTATGATATGATTACTTCTTCTTTTTAAattaatgtactatgaatattatatttcaatttatttttttgggTGTTACTAATGTTGTCCGGAAATTTTGGGATAAAGTTGTTATCATGTGATCGGGATGTCACGAGTTCAAGCCGTGAAaataacttcttgtagaaatacAGGGTAAAGCTGTGTATAATAGACCTTTATAGTTCGGTCCTTTCTCGGACACCGCTCATAGCAGGAACTTAATACACTCAACTGCAATTTGAGTATGtgttaataatattaaaaaaataacattGTGTAGTCGCTCTTAAAAtaataacacacacacacacacacacacacatatatatatatatatatattatatttctatatgttatatacgaaaaatatataaatattatatactTTTACAGTtatcgaatataaataattttaggcgCGGACTAAAATTGATATTTGTCCTTTTAAGGTTTCTTGCTGGTTGCCTGAAGGTGGTTTCTTGGAGAATTCTTGCGGACCAACATTTGACAATGACACTTTCCTTGAAGACTTACATCCCTAAATATTTTAACTTTAGGAGTATTTGACTAGAAAATTTCAAATACAGCGTTCTTCTGTTTTTCACAGCTTATACTTAATTTAATCCtgtgaatatatttttttattcaaaacaaagaataaaatatattttcagtAGAAAATTAGAAAGCTgaaatttgtttttctttttttgggtttttgttttttATTCCTGACAGGGATATTTCTGAAACAGTTAAGACAGTTAAACGCGTTTTGGCGCGAGTGCCCGGCTTTATACTTCCAAAAGGGAAAAGATTAGTAAGAAATTAAAATGTTGAATTACTAAGAAGGGAGTTTGCagttttgatattgttaaatAGGACCAATTTGACAAAAATGGAAGTACAAATATAGGTGCTTAGAATTTACTAGTATAAGATAGGTATGTTACTTGGGTTAAGCCGAATTGGTTGGGTGAGTGGTTTCTCACGCAGGAGATATGGGATCAATTTCCCTCATCAGCACATCTCCTCAATCATGAGCAGGTTATCCAGTATGCACCCAAAAGATAGCGACTGCAAACTTTCCCGAaaattttcccaaaaaaaaaaggatatgTATGTAACAAAATAACTACTATCTTTCACCTTAAATGCTGTGCAACTACTACTATATTTTAAActtattactccctccggtctaaaataagtgattttttggccttttcttgtggtccaaaataagtgattttttcagatttcaagaatgaattaattatttttttcctatattgtccttggagtaaatagtgttggaatatgtgttaggagtatttatgttagatagtaaaggttaatgtGATCAATTctattgctaattaatgttaaacgGTGGATTTTTTAATTTGTGTGAAAAcctccaaaaaatcacttatttttaaCCGGAGAGAGTAGTTTTTTATTCCAATATTGTCATATAAAGAAAGATGAATGGAGTAGCAAGTTACACATGATTCTTATgggttaaaaaatttaaaagttttgaaatccattttcatgattttatattttaatattggtccatattattattcttttacccaaacaaaagaaaaaagaataaaaaaactgGTGGTTATGATATTTCCTTGTGGAATGTGCGTATACAAGTAGGATTTGTTTTCGGCTTACTCGTTTCATATGTGTTCAAAttggatttctttttcttttatttagtttGATAAAATGTTCATGCAAAAAAATTGATGATCGAGTTCTTTTACactatatttttctctttttgcttttatttgaagttattttttatGTTGAATACATCAACGTTTATAGTTATAAGCTTTTTAGTACCATTATATTTATAACCACCACAATAGAGATAAGCCTCTCTCAATTCTATAATTCGTGACACCGTTTAATCAAAAATGAAATTCAAGTTTACTATAAAATAAGTAATAAGTAAACAATAttgaataaataataaacaaaataattttaTCAGATCCAAACTTAAATATGATTGGTTAAAAATCAACGCCAATTGCCATCATAAGTAGGTTCATATTCAGTCTTTAAGAAGACGAAGAAAAGTATTTCTTGCTGCCTATATTCATTTACTTATAGATATCTTCAAATTTTTTCACTTAGAAAAAAATCAGGTACCAGATCAATTTGAATAACTTGatcaagaaaaaaattaaataacaaaCTCTTTCTACATCTAATATTCCGCTGCTTCAAGGGATTCCTTATATATGTGCAAACAATATTTTCATAAAAAAGATATTATGATATATACAATAGACTGACTATACCAACAAAATTATTACAGTAATATAAAGTGAACActaaaataaatactcaaaattaaCGCAATCCTAGAACTACCTAATTAGAGACCAAATAATAGTCCcgatattaaattttaaaaaaaacagtCTCGTCTACGAACCATCCCGCATTCATGCAGGGGTCCAAGAAAGGGTCACACCTCAAAGAGGTATAACGTAGGCAACCTATTATAATGTAAGCATAAGTGGCTGGTTAGGGGTGTatatggaccgggttggttcgagttttatcaaaaccaaaccaactatatcggtttggattggttcagttttgtcggatttttcaggttttccattttttttgttatgtgaatattatttcaatcgtatatactttgttaaattttatataattaaatatatgttttgcaaaaattgaagaaaatgacagATATATTAtctgttaaaatatttttatggaagaattttcttagtaacacatgatagttattttttagtcgtctaacaataactTTACGTTAACGTACACTTTTAAGGTTCactgaatttaataattaaacataaaaataaatatgaaactatatgattgtcacacctcctttttcgagaaggaagttttttccaattaaaggacaatcgaaacgggatttgtttatttatttcagagtcgccacttgggagatttagggtgtcccaagtcaccaattttaatcccgagtcgaggaaaagaatgactctgtattacagtccgcgaaccagaaacccggataaggaattctgttaacccgagagaaggtgttaggcattcccgagttccgtggttctagcacggtcgctcaactattatattcgacttgattatctaatatacatattataaacttatgtgcaaattttattctttagccgcttttattatttttatttattgttattattttacgaagaattgcaacattgtgaaaacgtatttcaaaccacgtcacaatcaatgcacccgtggttaccGACAccttttgactccgttgagatttgaatttgggttacataaatgcacacccatatttaagaaaataatttgttaaagacGTGCCTAGaacgactagcgtattgttgttttgggaaaggccgtaaaatttcactagacggccaactccgatgttctaaataattaatacatacattttgtgagggccccgcaatctatacattttactaggcgaggctcatctcatttatttttaatggacaaatcttaaagcgactacattttttatttaaaattagtctctagaataaagaaagaaaatcctaattaattacgaactttttttattttttattttaagaaagcatggcatactaattgctagattaatataaatattgatgaaaaggaatttcacttaaaattttcgaaattataaataaaagaaaaattcgacaactaatattcaaaagaatcaaatatagctaaattaaaactcgcattgttataaaaaaaactattgagattaattattcacaattatttgaaactagatttaaccataattactaaagcttattagaaagtttattaaacttaaatgTTCTTCTAATCTTGTTCGAACTTAAATCATGTCTTaatgcctaattcacgaaatttagtttaaattcatgtcttagctaaatttagttacttgttcacgattaacctactgttgataatcttaaaaCCTTCATATCTAGTGAATTAACCCATTTTGCCAAACctattcattaaagactaacttatgttattttctcttattccaattattgttcagtaatacataaaatagcctaaatacaatcaataaaagaaacaaagaaaaagcgaaattaacaCTTCAAAATAACATTcgtcatatgtattcatgcttccacattattagcttgcaatagctagtattacagtagtgtacctgatattggaagcaaaataaaagggagatcagcagaaattcagtagcatacaacaacaacaacaacaacaacaacacccagcaaccaataaccagcaacgagaaaccagtgacagattttgaaatcaagataaaaatctagaaacaccgacaacaatcaacggacagaagccaagggaatcttttcagatttgaaagactaattaattgttcaacccttaatttctgaatccgtatatcagaatatttagatcgtatatcaggtgtatactattcttcttttgaatttccagaatgtttttctttttatttttggagtcttaatattttcgaaatttttctctctatcttcaaTATTAAGCTCTCTTTTTTTTATCTATccctccttctttttttttctcctctaTCTTCTTTCTgtcctttttcttctctctcttcttcttgtctttcaagttcaagtctaAGTCCTCTTTTTCTGATCAAGTCTCCCTTATTTATCTTCCATCCCAAACTCTTTAATTCATTAATAAAAcaatcactttctcctaccaaacccactactacataaaaaatacaattattacttatttaaacaacttttcttgagccccgcaatcccactatgtcttgttccccactttTGATTAAACAAGTACATTATCCTCCCCCCATTATATCTTGTtccccatgcttatattaaacaattgcattattccccaccattatatcttgtcctcccattattgattattttaatattattttaatcttaatgtacagagcactcaaaataaataattgttcagaattttaattccaaaaatatccctctgaccttactgaaattaccactTTGACCCTGAAAACATtataatttaccaatctaccccgtcagctataacaagttcaactaatcaattctaaccaaaatatagcagctataaccaattcctaatcagattttatgaacaaactcaaactatatgatgaacaataaagaaacaacttgaattattttgactgaacaatgttTTTACACAACAAACTTATTTTCAGATTcaccaacaataacaaacaaatatattcaaagcatgagctcaaattcaaattaaactttaaacaaaataaataaacagattcaaatcactaaactcaaataatcaattgatctttaaattaaatccaacaaaattataacaaagatacatgattcaaactaaatcaaaaaaagaaaaactaaaacataaactcacattaaatcactgaattaacatgaacttcaaacaaaaaatgaacatgaattataTCTAAATTAAATAACAAAgaacggattcaaacgatttaaactaacactcttctatattaaaattaaatccttttaaattaataaaacaaactgaaaaataattaattgaatcttcaactcaaatctaacaatattataattaaactaatcaatttctacctaaaaataaacaagaaaaatgaatgaaaacaaattgaaagataaaaaaacgatgaacatgaaattaatatcaaacatatttgatttcaaatccgaaaaatatcaaacaaaaatacagaaGAAATAAAACATAGAACAACTgaccgtaaatgaccaacgacaAACTCGAACGAACTtaaacgaaaccaacgaaaccttgacataaacggacttgaagacAACGAAGCAATAGATGCGACAGCAGCCAtggtgaaagaaaaagaagatgaagCATCAGCAGCGATAGCAGCCATGGCGGACAGTGAAAACGCAGCAGCAatgatcttgaagaagaagaaacacgggcGGCGACAAAACAATGAAGCAGCAGCGCAACAGTGCGACGAAACTCTCGTGGTTGTTTGGACGAGCTCGAAGACGCAGCCATGGCGGACAGTGAAGAACGCAGCAATGATCTTGAATAAAAAGCAACCAACGTgatcttggagaagaagaagcatggGCAGCAGCAGTGGTGGTGGAAGAAGCAGCAAAAACAACAACCATGGGGTTCGTTTGGACGTGAACTGAGTGGTCGTTTGGTTGGTTATGGCGACGTGGGGTTCGACGGAGGGTTGGCTGCGTTTTTATTGaagaaagaagatgaaggagctgTGCGTGTGTGAGTGTGTTGGAGGTGTGAGGGACGGGGGGACaggcagcagccatggctgccatgggaggggagcttggggtgtttttggagaagaagaagatgaggaagggGGGCGTATGGTTAGTGTTAGGGTTTTTTGGGTTTGGTTATTTGGGTGCAGGGTAACTGAAAAGGGGAGGGTCCTTTTAGTTTAATGTTGGACCGGGTCGGGGCGTTTTGGGCTGGGTAAGGGGTAatttggtttgggcttgggggtTTAAAATTGGAGGaagggcccaatccgatttttttcttcttgtttgttctcttttcttttacttattaataaaactaaaaatgataaaattataaaaacaaaaattatcttaaaatactaattaaccccctaataataattatcacccaaaattaaacattaatacaaataaaaatcacacaatttggacattaaaatGCTAGAAATGCAAaagattattttttatgattttctcatttttgtaaaacaaacttaaataaatactaaatgaaaaatgcgacatattttatatttttattaatttaaacaaataaacatgcacagacaaaaatacaaataattatacaaaataccaaaaaaatacaaaaattgcacacaaaggaaaattgttttattttgaatttttttgggagtaattctttcatagggcaaaaatcatgtgcttacagctgcccctctttgcccgaagacacgaaagGTTTtggtgcaaagataaagtgagcgatttttgcccatccgagtactccgtgtgaagcattttttgaaaaaaggtttaaccgaacctttgcttcaaaggtttcctacatatccctggctaaaagggaatcaggttaatgtagttcgggaagttttggtagctgggactactgtgggactgcaatgttgctgctattgcatgctacttttactgtttgctgacctccttattataccatgcttaaaagaaaaatcaagaagttaggctagactacggattacaagatcccatctatcttccatttgttcttgatgccttgctttcttgtcggcttgcgtcgattccggtgcttctttcttccgagaaTTGATGGGGGTGACACCGACCTTTTGCTACTTTGAATACCAATTCTCACTGTctggttcggtccgctggggatatggctttcttcattaagctttgttatgctgggcataattcaatgttcacaggccgcttctttcaagatgcgtcttttctcccttttgactcatgcgcttgatttTGCGCTGAGATCTCTTGTTGCAGCCTTCCGCTTTCCGgtgttggggatttttattgtttcccgctggggattcctgttggattcttctgctttactgacttgcaatgtattcctctattatatgggtgggctcccaacttcaaccaacaactttgaaaataaaatcgtcattcctttcttcaggcgggctcctgacctcaacaacaacttcgaaaataaaatgtcattcctctcttcaggcgggctcctgacttcaacaacttagaaaaataaaacgtctttcctctcttcaggcgggctcctgacttcaacaaacaactctgaaaataaaatgtcattcctttctttaggctggcgagatttcaacaacttttaaaaataaaacgcctttcctctcttcaggcgggctcctgacttcaacaactttgaaaataaaatgtcattcctttctttaggctggcgagatttcaacaactttgaaaataaaatgtctttcctctctttaggctggcgagatttcaacaactttgaaaataaaatgtcattcctttctttaggctggcgatatttcaacaacttttaaaaataaaatgcctttcctctcttcaggcgggctcctgacttcaacaactttgaaaataaaatgtcattcctttctttaggctggcgagatttcaacaactttgaaaataaaatgccattcctctcttcaggcgggctcctcacaacaacaactttgaaaataaaatgtcattcctttctttaggctggcgagatttcaacaactttgaaaataaaatgtcattcctttctttaggctggcgagatttcaacaaataaaacgtctttcctctcttcaggcgggctcctgactttaacaacaactttgaaaataaaatgtcattcctctcttcaggcgggctcctgacctcaacaacaactttgaaaataaaatgtcattcctttctttaggctggcgagatttcaacaacttttaaaaataaaacgcctttcctctcttcaggcgagctcctgacttcaacaactttgaaaataaaatgtcattcctttctttaggctggcgagatttcaacaactttgaaaataaaatgtcattgtacaggtgggctcctgacttcttcaacttaaaatttaataacctccattctacaggcgggcttctgactttaacaatttcttaaattttaaaacctccattctccaggcgggctcctgacttcaactctaatacttttaaaataaatcaagctcctttcgagctttggagaaagattcatcggactaagatttgatatctcaggagaaaatttcatcggactaggacttttatcttaggaggaaaatgtaaagatcaaaggtttgagaaacttaccttagtaatttcttcttttcttttctttttcccttgcgctgctttgttcttgtttcaactctcaagcaacgaaaattttatcagtttttttttctaaaaaaaatggtGGCCGATTTGTGGCCTTGCTGGGGATGATTTTCTCCTTTAACAGCTCGCGTTGTCTTTCCCCGagactgctggggaattatttacttacctgttggggaatGATATTAttggggagtctcctttcttccccttttctccaaagctacttccttcaaaacttttctctctcaacattgctggggataaaatgttatcagccggggataacgctgttgaggataacactgctgggagattttgattccttcaaaaactagtgcttcactcttctgaaggctgctgggaatgatactggccttttgctttttccgagcacaagtttcatctttttgttctgtccgctggggaacaacttcctttattaaaacttgttatgctgggggtaaaactggttcaaagaccacttcccttgagactggtgctatctttattcttccccgaatgggtatctgac includes the following:
- the LOC107766285 gene encoding putative serine/threonine-protein kinase PBL19; the encoded protein is MLKCFYIFKDKSRSRRRGESAPELSNESRRDGNSEGKRVAKSTGSVSSARSIPEMYREKEQNLRVFSLSELKEATRSFNRMLKIGEGGFGSVYKGTIQPPNGRGDPIVVAIKKLNTLGLQGHRQWVAEVQFLGVLEHPNLVKLLGYCATDGERGIQRLLVYEYMQNRSLEDHLFNRAVPVIPWKTRLKIILGAAQGMAYLHEGLEVQVIYRDFKSSNVLLDEDFNPRLSDFGLAREGPAGDRSHVSTAPVGTLGYAAPEYVETGHLSVKSDIWSFGVVLYEILTGRRTLERNLPVMQQKLLDWVKQFPADSRKFSMIIDPRLRNEFSLVAARRIGKLADSCLNKIAKERPKMSEVVQILTQAVQESEETTSLDITGPGPSRPTQLASPKQQLKKTIAETARPMRPIAQA